From Gimesia panareensis, the proteins below share one genomic window:
- the istA gene encoding IS21 family transposase: protein MELWGEIRRRVLTGEISQRAARDEYGIHWDTLQKILTYSEPPGYRLTKPRPSKLEPFLPIIHEILQNDRSVHRKQRHTGKRIFERLRDEHGYSGGITIVREAIRDWKAQSREVFLPLRHPPGEAQVDFGFADVWLDGTLTKVALFVMTLPYSDAIFIQAFPRECTEAFLEGHKRAFEFLGGVPQRISYDNSKIAVASLVGNRERKVTTEFLRLKSHFLFDDHFCLVRRPNEKGHVERLLDYARSNFLVPVPRVASLETLNEQLVQCCRNDLQRQLRGQASPKQSLLAEEQREFLRPLPQQTFEACRLGQAHADSLSLVRFDTNSYSVPTKYAHRQITIVATITEVRLLFEETLIARHQRDWGREQTRFNPIHYLSLLERKPGGFDHARPLEDWDLPVCLGILRRRLEAELQSDGTREFIKVLRLLEHHPLSALKRAVEYALDIDATRASAIRLILEYQQESPLTLFSLEGRPHLKLVQVAQTDVSAYQSLLIGG, encoded by the coding sequence ATGGAGTTATGGGGTGAGATCCGTCGGCGTGTTCTGACCGGAGAAATCAGTCAACGTGCTGCTCGTGACGAGTACGGTATTCACTGGGACACGCTGCAAAAAATACTGACCTACTCGGAGCCGCCGGGATACCGGCTGACTAAGCCCCGGCCTTCCAAGCTGGAGCCGTTTCTGCCGATCATTCATGAGATTCTGCAGAACGACCGCAGCGTGCATCGCAAACAGCGCCATACGGGGAAGCGCATCTTCGAACGTCTGCGGGACGAACACGGGTATTCCGGTGGAATCACGATCGTCCGGGAAGCCATCCGTGACTGGAAAGCCCAGTCCCGCGAGGTTTTCCTGCCGCTCCGCCATCCCCCGGGCGAAGCCCAGGTGGACTTCGGCTTTGCCGATGTCTGGCTGGACGGAACACTGACCAAAGTCGCCCTGTTTGTGATGACGTTACCTTATTCGGACGCGATTTTTATCCAGGCCTTTCCCCGGGAATGTACGGAAGCCTTTCTGGAAGGACACAAGCGGGCCTTTGAATTTCTGGGCGGTGTACCGCAGCGGATCAGCTATGACAACTCGAAAATCGCAGTAGCCAGTCTGGTAGGGAACCGTGAGCGAAAAGTAACGACCGAGTTCCTGCGTCTGAAAAGCCACTTTCTGTTTGACGATCATTTCTGTCTGGTACGACGACCGAATGAGAAAGGCCATGTCGAGCGGTTGCTGGACTATGCCCGCAGCAACTTCCTGGTCCCCGTTCCCCGGGTTGCTTCCCTGGAGACTCTGAACGAGCAGTTAGTGCAATGCTGCCGGAACGATCTGCAGCGTCAGTTGCGGGGACAGGCTTCCCCCAAACAGAGCCTGCTGGCGGAAGAACAACGGGAATTCCTGCGGCCCCTGCCACAGCAGACGTTCGAAGCCTGCCGACTGGGACAGGCACACGCCGACTCCCTGTCGCTGGTCCGCTTTGATACCAACAGTTACTCGGTTCCCACAAAATACGCGCATCGTCAGATCACTATCGTGGCCACCATCACCGAAGTGCGGCTGTTGTTTGAAGAGACGTTAATCGCCCGGCACCAGCGGGACTGGGGACGGGAACAGACCCGTTTTAACCCGATTCATTACCTGAGTTTACTGGAACGGAAGCCGGGAGGCTTTGATCATGCCCGCCCCCTGGAAGACTGGGATCTGCCGGTCTGTCTGGGCATTCTCCGCCGTCGGCTGGAAGCCGAACTGCAGTCAGACGGCACGCGGGAGTTCATCAAGGTGCTGCGCCTGCTGGAACACCATCCGTTATCCGCACTGAAGCGTGCGGTGGAATACGCGCTGGACATTGATGCGACCCGCGCTTCTGCCATTCGCCTGATTCTGGAATACCAGCAGGAGTCACCGCTGACTCTGTTCAGCCTGGAAGGCCGTCCCCACCTGAAGCTGGTACAGGTGGCACAGACGGATGTTTCTGCTTACCAGTCCCTGTTAATCGGAGGTTAA
- the istB gene encoding IS21-like element helper ATPase IstB, with the protein MTRKQTKSLVLLQHHLKNLRLPTILRECEKIAARCATDNVDHLGFLLQLCELELIERERRAAERRLKAAKFPTYKTLETFDFQVQPGLNKLLVSELMRGEFIEQRENILLVGNSGTGKTHLAVALGIAACGQGKRVRFYQVTELITQLMEAREQRELTRLKKQLAKLDLLILDELGYVPASKLGSELLFDVISTAYERFSLIVTTNLPFENWTEVLGSERLTGATLDRLTHRCHILETTGESYRLQDAKRRHTKSSSKQPRLTK; encoded by the coding sequence GTGACCAGAAAACAAACCAAAAGCCTGGTGCTGCTGCAGCACCATCTCAAGAACCTGAGGCTGCCCACCATCCTCAGAGAATGCGAAAAGATCGCCGCCCGTTGTGCCACTGACAATGTCGACCATCTGGGATTCCTGTTACAGTTATGTGAACTGGAACTGATTGAACGGGAACGCCGGGCCGCGGAACGACGTCTGAAGGCCGCGAAGTTCCCGACGTATAAGACCCTGGAAACGTTCGATTTTCAGGTCCAGCCCGGCCTCAACAAACTGCTGGTCAGCGAACTGATGCGGGGTGAGTTTATCGAGCAGCGGGAGAATATCCTGCTGGTGGGCAATTCCGGCACCGGCAAGACGCACCTGGCAGTCGCCCTGGGGATTGCCGCCTGCGGCCAGGGAAAGCGGGTCCGCTTTTACCAGGTCACAGAACTGATTACCCAGTTAATGGAAGCCCGCGAACAGCGGGAGTTAACCCGCCTGAAAAAGCAGCTCGCGAAACTCGATCTGCTGATTCTGGATGAACTGGGATATGTCCCCGCAAGTAAACTCGGCTCCGAGTTGCTGTTCGACGTGATCAGCACGGCTTACGAACGTTTCAGCCTGATCGTAACGACCAATCTCCCCTTTGAAAACTGGACCGAGGTCCTGGGCAGCGAACGGCTGACGGGGGCCACACTCGACCGGCTCACCCATCGTTGCCATATCCTGGAAACCACTGGTGAAAGTTACCGGTTACAGGACGCCAAACGGCGGCACACAAAAAGCTCAAGCAAGCAACCGCGACTGACGAAATAA